Proteins encoded in a region of the Podospora pseudopauciseta strain CBS 411.78 chromosome 6, whole genome shotgun sequence genome:
- a CDS encoding hypothetical protein (antiSMASH:Cluster_5; COG:S; EggNog:ENOG503Q41T), whose amino-acid sequence MDPVTAVGLATAIVQFIEVGSKTIKGFSDFHGTLDEIPRAFRHAKAKLPLIVSGLDKIKDRAIAGVF is encoded by the coding sequence ATGGATCCAGTGACAGCCGTCGGCCTGGCAACTGCGATTGTCCAGTTCATCGAAGTGGGTTCCAAAACAATTAAAGGCTTCTCTGACTTCCATGGCACCCTCGATGAAATCCCGCGAGCATTCCGCCATGCCAAGGCGAAGCTCCCGCTCATTGTGAGCGGACTGGATAAAATCAAGGACCGGGCCATCGCTGGTGTTTTTTAA
- a CDS encoding hypothetical protein (EggNog:ENOG503NUAW; SMCOG1005:Drug resistance transporter; SMCOG1005: EmrB/QacA; COG:U; antiSMASH:Cluster_5) produces MAATAKPLQDELPPDTTVLTAGPQSGSNGTQLAPSAIMKASGHTTTPTENDALSEDDESQYPHGLKLWLVLLSLCLAIFLVALDQTIIAPALGSITSEFDSTRDIGWYGASYLLTMTALQPLYGTIYRLFDIKITYLSAVFLFELGSLISAVAPTSTVFIVGRAIAGLGTAGIFSGSFFIVGLLLPLRKRPTAFGGVGALWGISSVAGPLLGGVFAEKVTWRWCFYINLPIGGVAMAVIIFFLRVKKPDSGLPAQERMERVLQLDLVGTVIMLPSVIMLLLALQWGGLEYPWSDSKVIGLLVGASVGGAVFAGVEVWQQDKGIIPPQFFRNRNVFAAMMFAMFFGASFYPMVYYLSLYFQAVQGNNAVEAGIKLLAFLIAMVVSSVLSGIIVTAIGSYNIVMFVETAFLTTGAALIATFWIDTPFAKWFGYQIIMGFGTGVCFQAPIVVVQNCLPQELIAQATACVQFFQAFGGAVFIAVSQTVFQNGLITNMLRDAPGIDPAIILNSGASQIRQVLERIGRPEAVERVLAAYVLGLRNTYYISVAAASCAFLVTFVLDWKPIKKPGVAKKRDEEAAASSDGTSASTDIAKVQGG; encoded by the exons ATGGCTGCCACCGCAAAACCTCTTCAGGATGAGCTTCCCCCAGATACCACCGTCCTCACCGCCGGTCCCCAAAGCGGGAGCAATGGAACACAGTTGGCTCCATCAGCCATCATGAAGGCCTCAGGACACACTACCACACCCACCGAAAACGATGCTCTCTCAGAAGATGACGAGTCACAATACCCTCACGGCCTCAAACTCTGGCTGGTCCTCCTATCCCTCTGCCTCGCCATATTTCTCGTCGCCCTCGATCAGACAATTATCGCCCCGGCCTTGGGATCCATCACGTCCGAGTTCGATTCCACCCGCGACATCGGCTGGTATGGCGCCTCCTACCTTCTCACCATGACcgcccttcaacccctctATGGAACAATCTACCGACTCTTTGACATCAAAATCACCTACCTGAGCGCCGTCTTTCTCTTTGAGCTGGGGAGTCTGATCTCAGCCGTGGCACCGACTTCGACAGTATTCATCGTTGGCAGGGCGATCGCAGGGTTGGGTACAGCAGGCATATTCAGCGGGTCGTTTTTCATCGTTGGACTCTTGCTGCCGCTCCGGAAAAGACCGACTGCTTtcggtggggttggtgcgCTTTGGGGGATATCAAGCGTGGCCGGGCCGTTGCTGGGCGGTGTTTTTGCCGAGAAGGTGActtggaggtggtgcttCTACATAAATCTCCCGATTGGAGGCGTGGCGATGGCGGTCattattttctttctccGGGTCAAGAAGCCTGATTCTGGTTTGCCTGCgcaggagaggatggagagggtttTGCAGCTGGATCTGGTAGGCACGGTAATCATGCTTCCCAGCGTGATCATGCTGCTTTTGGCGTTGCAGTGGGGAGGGCTTGAGTATCCGTGGAGTGATTCGAAAGTCATTGGCCTTCTCGTGGGGGCGAGTGTGGGAGGTGCTGTGTTTGCGGGAGTCGAGGTTTGGCAGCAGGACAAGGGGATCATTCCACCGCAGTTCTTCAGGAACAGAAACGTCTTTGCGGCTATGATGTTTGCCATGTTCTTTGGCGCGTCATTCTATCCGATGGTCTATTATTTGT CACTGTATTTCCAAGCTGTTCAGGGCAACAATGCAGTCGAGGCAGGTATCAagctcctcgccttcttgatAGCCATGGTCGTATCGTCTGTGCTCAGTGGTATAATCGTCACGGCCATCGGATCATACAACATCGTCATGTTTGTTGAAACTGCCTTCCTCACGACTGGCGCTGCACTGATTGCCACGTTTTGGATCGACACCCCCTTTGCAAAGTGGTTCGGATACCAAATCATCATGGGATTCGGAACCGGTGTCTGCTTCCAGGCACCAATAGTCGTCGTGCAAAACTGTCTACCTCAAGAACTGATCGCGCAAGCCACGGCATGTGTCCAGTTCTTCCAGGCATTCGGGGGAGCGGTATTCATTGCCGTGTCGCAAACTGTCTTTCAGAACGGGTTGATCACCAACATGCTGCGGGATGCTCCAGGAATTGACCCTGCGATTATTCTGAACAGTGGCGCATCGCAGATTCGGCAGGTGTTGGAAAGGATCGGGCGTCCAGAAGCTGTGGAACGGGTACTTGCGGCATATGTGTTGGGCCTCAGGAACACATACTACATCAGTGTGGCTGCTGCCAGTTGTGCGTTTCTTGTCACATTTGTGCTTGATTGGAAGCCGATTAAGAAACCAGGCGTAGCGAAGAAGAGGGATGAAGAAGCGGCCGCCTCGAGTGACGGGACTTCTGCGAGCACAGACATTGCAAAGGTTCAGGGCGGGTGA
- a CDS encoding hypothetical protein (antiSMASH:Cluster_5; SMCOG1034:cytochrome P450; COG:Q; EggNog:ENOG503NXJW), whose amino-acid sequence MSPSLQELFVSYSGNRTAGEILTSFVLVSSGTWLAYHLVKVIYNLFFHPLAHIPGPLLSRATYIPEFWYDVVRSGLYTKQIQKMHDKYGPIVRINPHEVHCADRHFIDEIYAGGSRKRDKPMHQVRGSGVAENATFSTTSHDLHRVRRNALNKFFSRAQVFRLEPTIRDLAERLCDKILTVGKEAPFDVTTALSLFTTDVITGYCLGDNLGLVAQKGWEPNFREPLYAQLKLVYLFRFIPWLKHAGFAMAMFTRRLSEDMETLFNVLIVDMPNYVKRAQANLDKGVDDSEKTVFGSVLQNKDLPPAEKTLQRLVEEGFSLFVAGTETVSWALTVITYHVLTKPEILRKLTDEVREAVRANNGEVPDWKTLEGLPYLGAVLYEGLRLSYGLASRSSRVAPTEDLFYQGTWKRPGANKEEKAQYVIPRGYAIGMSAVITHHDESIFPDSHSFIPERWLDEKNQHRKDLDRALLSFSKGSRGCIGINLAYCELYVLLALLVDRVFPTMELYATTEADIAWDHDFFNPFPVWGSQGVRAVIKG is encoded by the exons ATGTCACCGTCATTGCAAGAGCTGTTTGTCTCCTACAGTGGAAACAGGACAGCGGGCGAAATATTGACATCGTTTGTTCTTGTTTCCTCTGGGACATGGCTGGCTTATCACCTGGTCAAGGTGATCTACAATCTGTTTTTCCACCCTCTTGCGCACATTCCTGGACCTCTGCTATCGAGGGCCACATACATACCAGAATTCTGGTACGATGTTGTGAGGTCAGGGCTCTACACCAAGCAGATCCAGAAGATGCACGATAAATATG GACCAATCGTCCGGATCAATCCTCACGAAGTCCACTGCGCTGATCGTCACTTCATTGACGAGATATACGCTGGAGGCAGCAGAAAGCGAGACAAGCCAATGCATCAAGTGCGAGGCAGTGGCGT TGCCGAAAACGCGACCTTTTCTACAACCAGCCACGACCTCCACCGCGTGCGCCGAAACGCCCTGAACAAGTTCTTTTCTCGCGCCCAAGTCTTCCGTCTTGAGCCGACCATCCGAGATCTGGCCGAGCGTCTCTGTGACAAGATTCTCACGGTCGGAAAAGAGGCCCCGTTCGACGTCACTACCGCCTTGAGCTTGTTTACCACCGATGTCATCACGGGCTACTGCCTCGGTGACAACTTGGGACTGGTAGCTCAGAAAGGTTGGGAGCCAAATTTCCGAGAGCCTCTGTATGCGCAGCTGAAGTTGGTGTACTTGTTTCGTTTCATTCCATGGCTGAAACACGCCGGGTTTGCAATGGCCAT GTTCACTCGCCGTCTGTCAGAAGACATGGAGACTCTCTTTAACGTGCTTATCGTCGACATGCCAAACTACGTCAAGCGTGCTCAAGCAAATCTTGACAAAGGTGTTGACGACAGCGAGAAAACAGTTTTCGGCTCGGTTTTGCAAAACAAGGATTTGCCGCCAGCCGAAAAGACGCTCCAGCGCCTGGTGGAAGAAGGCTTTTCCCTCTTTGTGGCAGGCACGGAAACGGTCAGCTGGGCGTTGACGGTCATCACCTATCATGTCCTGACGAAGCCGGAGATCTTGAGAAAACTAACAGATGAGGTGAGGGAGGCTGTGAGAGCAAACAATGGCGAAGTGCCAGACTGGAAAACGTTGGAGGGGCTTCCCTATTTGGGTGCTGTCCTTTACGAGGGTCTGAGGTTGTCGTACGGTCTCGCCAGCCGCAGCTCTCGCGTTGCTCCTACCGAGGACCTTTTCTATCAAGGGACCTGGAAGCGACCGGGCGCCAACAAGGAAGAAAAGGCCCAGTACGTGATTCCCAGGGGTTATGCGATCGGCATGTCTGCCGTGATCACTCATCACGACGAGAGCATTTTCCCCGACTCCCACTCCTTCATTCCGGAACGGTGGCTCGATGAGAAGAATCAGCATCGGAAGGACCTTGACCGAGCATTGCTGAGCTTCTCCAAGGGAAGCAGAGGTTGTATTGGTATCAA CCTCGCGTACTGTGAGCTTTACGTCCTTTTAGCTCTTCTGGTAGATCGAGTGTTCCCAACCATGGAGCTGTACGCAACAACAGAAGCGGACATTGCTTGGGACCATGACTTTTTCAACCCCTTCCCGGTGTGGGGCAGTCAAGGTGTTAGGGCTGTGATTAAGGGGTAA
- a CDS encoding hypothetical protein (antiSMASH:Cluster_5) yields the protein MEVYLPLNGESEGDVHNLSTTSSFEIHSCQHSARYCSLNDVFRCIPRLFYVQDFYLACSKLAFTYSRIWTSVVLYIERTHLRVIPMCLLNWTTTYLPAEPRLQSIKSPLWSGQHQDYLIG from the exons ATGGAAGTTTATTTGCCCCTGAACGGGGAGTCGGAAGGCGATGTCCACAACTTGTCGACAACTTCCAGTTTCGAGATCCACTCCTGTCAGCACTCGGCGAGATATTGCTCCCTGAACGACGTGTTCAGATGCATTCCCAGGCTGTTTTACGTACAAGATTTCTACCTGGCCTGCTC AAAGTTGGCTTTCACCTATTCCCGCATCTGGACGTCTGTCGTCCTCTATATTGAACGCACGCATCTCCGTGTCATTCCCATGTGTTTACTCAACTGGACAACGACTTATCTACCTGCCGAACCCCGACTTCAATCCATCAAATCACCTTTGTGGTCAG GTCAACACCAGGACTACCTGATTGGGTAA
- a CDS encoding hypothetical protein (antiSMASH:Cluster_5; COG:K; EggNog:ENOG503NZXG): MFPDPSTSQYHPEMPLAAVWSGGPGARDTNGQYTSLTPPTPSSRPVPSLADSFGYFQYSNSNTLALIQKLGADHHDPSSTATTREPTLSPESTDDVHRILERIPDRQILDFLVQYFRTEVNWMEHLVHIPSFYPQYQAWFALEQITTVAEVDFAILVLRLCSYTLQFLPSPFYTLDKIRGVLLAEIRTCCDETADSLASISTQTDSRGSLVRTQSLAFYALQCQMEGKTRGFWEALSRAIRVGQDAGIHCDAVSHHKGIDRVEREMRRRTYCNLFVWDSLLSRQLDRIPFIPGRMEDANWPDIRLLEPPRQRDTEGEIPSGMEPAIAEAPDPFTERLLQAKLADFWRGTGVGQRADYDMSLREDLYEVFSREYIDRLPPPFALHNPDERWDDRFPKLRLQRKLLHMAIYDSILWNFRPLLLRKPSPLPAYKSVMLSCQKRKLAAAALCALEAVTQLHALLHGCHTRLASIVVTTFESAVVLVYLAADQTFPEDCPPQHISPPDAFKSDPLQEGICKVSLTVTLQAIQGALKRLKMLAEVSSMADVAATTLIRLMNKVAVLATEREAPEQIHHAFSNRAARPMVLGTTRPHASSTTSLPTSHMSSISLPLSTSAPGANNINPWLSETMSDMRSVDEYMSGMNEAIHATSGSGDISGNWPSFDPSQLYGPGVFGILEEA; the protein is encoded by the exons ATGTTTCCAGACCCATCGACAAGCCAATACCACCCGGAAATGCCTTTGGCAGCGGTTTGGAGCGGGGGCCCTGGAGCGCGCGACACGAATGGTCAATATAC ATCGTTAACTCCACCAACACCGTCGTCGAGACCTGTTCCGTCTCTTGCAGACTCGTTTGGATACTTCCAGTACTCCAACAGTAATACATTGGCATTGATTCAAAAG TTGGGAGCAGATCACCATGATCCTTCTTCCACCGCGACAACGCGCGAGCCGACCCTGTCCCCCGAAAGCACCGACGATGTTCACCGCATCCTGGAAAGAATACCCGACCGCCAAATCCTTGACTTCTTGGTCCAGTACTTTAGGACCGAGGTGAACTGGATGGAACACTTGGTGCATATCCCTTCGTTCTACCCGCAATATCAGGCATGGTTTGCGCTTGAGCAAATAACAACCGTCGCCGAGGTCGACTTTGCGATTCTTGTCTTGCGTCTCTGCTCCTACACCTTGCAATTCCTGCCGTCTCCCTTCTATACACTGGACAAGATTCGTGGAGTACTGCTGGCCGAGATACGGACGTGTTGCGACGAGACAGCCGACAGCCTCGCGAGCATTAGCACACAGACAGACAGCCGCGGATCTCTCGTTAGGACCCAGTCTTTGGCCTTTTATGCATTGCAGTGCcagatggaggggaagacaCGGGGTTTCTGGGAGGCTTTGAGCCGCGCTATACGGGTAGGACAGGATGCCGGTATCCATTGCGACGCTGTCAGTCATCACAAAGGCATCGACAGGGTAGAGCGGGAGATGAGACGGAGGACATACTGCAACCTCTTCGTCTGGGACTCGCTCCTTTCACGCCAACTGGATCGTATCCCGTTCATTCCTGGCCGCATGGAGGATGCAAACTGGCCAGACATACGTTTACTTGAGCCACCACGTCAGAGAGACACCGAAGGGGAGATCCCAAGTGGCATGGAGCCCGCCATTGCCGAGGCGCCAGATCCATTCACAGAACGCCTCCTTCAGGCCAAGTTGGCCGACTTTTGGCGCGGTACCGGGGTGGGACAGCGCGCCGATTACGACATGAGTCTCCGAGAAGATCTCTACGAAGTCTTCAGCCGCGAGTACATCGACcgacttcctcctcctttcgCCCTCCACAACCCGGATGAACGGTGGGATGATCGTTTTCCCAAGCTGCGCCTCCAGCGTAAGCTTCTACATATGGCCATTTACGACTCAATATTGTGGAATTTCCggcccctccttcttcgcaAGCCTTCTCCCCTACCAGCCTACAAGTCCGTCATGTTGAGCTGCCAAAAGCGAAAgctggcggcagcggcactGTGTGCGCTGGAGGCAGTGACACAGCTTCACGCGCTGCTTCACGGCTGCCACACACGCCTCGCCAGCATTGTCGTCACCACCTTTGAATCGGCCGTGGTCCTCGTGTATCTGGCAGCTGACCAAACCTTCCCCGAGGACTGCCCCCCGCAGCATATTTCCCCGCCGGATGCCTTCAAATCGGACCCTTTGCAAGAGGGGATCTGCAAGGTCTCGCTAACTGTAACGCTGCAAGCGATCCAAGGGGCCCTGAAGCGACTCAAGATGCTTGCCGAAGTGAGCAGCATGGCAGACGTTGCAGCCACCACTCTGATACGCCTCATGAACAAGGTGGCGGTCTTGGCTACTGAACGGGAAGCACCAGAGCAGATCCACCACGCTTTCAGCAACAGGGCGGCAAGGCCGATGGTGCTTGGCACTACGCGGCCGCACGCCTCTTCGACCACTTCACTACCAACATCACATATGAGCAGCATATCACTACCACTGTCGACCTCGGCACCTGGAGCGAACAACATTAATCCATGGCTTTCAGAGACCATGTCAGACATGAGATCAGTGGACGAGTACATGTCCGGAATGAACGAGGCTATACATGCTACCTCCGGCTCAGGAGATATCTCAGGCAACTGGCCTTCTTTTGACCCGTCACAACTATACGGACCGGGGGTTTTTGGAattttggaggaggcgtgA
- a CDS encoding hypothetical protein (antiSMASH:Cluster_5): MLIWGPDTLREKFLVTVCLVVTSSSDTQLRKERPIGSPIALNPAASTTERGRNDSGTLTALTAKPPSARKVLPGAL, translated from the exons ATGCTGATCTGGGGTCCTGACACCTTGAGAGAGAAATTCCTTGTGACTGTTTGTTTGGTCGTCACGTCGTCTTCTGACACCCAACTTCGCAAAGAAAGGCCAATTGGTTCACCCATCGCCTTAAACCCCGCTGCTTCCACCACGGAACGAGGGCGGAATGACAGCGGAACTTTGACCGCATTGACTGCCAAACCCCCAAGCGCAAG GAAGGTCCTGCCGGGAGCGCTGTAG
- a CDS encoding putative secondary metabolism biosynthetic enzyme (antiSMASH:Cluster_5; SMCOG1001:short-chain dehydrogenase/reductase SDR; EggNog:ENOG503P015; COG:Q) yields MASFFITGASRGFGLALVKELLALPTSKVSKIIASSRSDSSALSEVVNSSSGRAEWVKLDVTDQESIKKAAAETEAKLGGKGLDVLINNAGICEYAFQGTKSMDNLSSSFLVNVQGVHWVTQAFFPLLEKGQLKKVANISTTLGSISLAEHFVQFPGPAYKITKAALNALTVQWALDHEKDGFTFIALCPGWMKTELGGGDMADLTAEQGAKASLDIIFNKSQKEVNGKLPKVFVEGWDKPAPGRANVYDGTNAPW; encoded by the exons ATggcttccttcttcatcaccgGTGCCTCTAGGGGATTCGGCTTGGCTCTGGTTAAGGAGCTTTTAGCTCTGCCCACTTCCAAAGTCAGCAAAATTATCGCTTCTTCCCGCAGCGACTCTTCAGCCCTCAGTGAAGTTGTTAACAGCTCTTCTGGCCGTGCCGAATGGGTCAAGCTTGACGTGACAGACCAAGAGtccatcaagaaggccgctGCCGAGACAGAGGCCAAGCTCGGCGGCAAGGGTCTCGATGTCCTGATCAACAATGCCGGTATCTGTGAATATGCGTTCCAAGGGACAAAGTCCAT GGACAACCTCTCTTCCAGCTTCCTGGTCAACGTCCAAGGCGTTCACTGGGTAACCCAAGCCTTCTTCCCACTTCTCGAAAAGGGCcagttgaagaaggtggcCAACATTTCCACTACCCTTGGCTCCATCAGTCTGGCAGAGCATTTTGTTCAGTTTCCTGGTCCCGCGTACAAGATCACAAAGGCTGCTCTCAACGCTCTGACCGTGCAGTGGGCTCTTGACCACGAGAAGGATGGCTTCACTTTCATTGCTCTCTGCCCTGGC TGGATGAAGACAGAGCTCGGAGGTGGTGACATGGCCGACTTGACCGCTGAGCAGGGCGCCAAGGCCTCTctcgacatcatcttcaacaagaGCCAAAAGGAAGTCAACGGGAAGCTACCCAAGGTATTCGTCGAGGGCTGGGACAAGCCCGCTCCGGGGAGGGCAAACGTGTACGATGGCACCAACGCGCCTTGGTGA
- a CDS encoding hypothetical protein (antiSMASH:Cluster_5; COG:S; EggNog:ENOG503P75D): MSAKASSVSLSHEKMSSVGSDWKLTNGAGYILDRDRSHAAASRLNLQFYLWKDSLGFNIHPTISQSLFPSTKSNELVGSQSPVAICEVASGTGIWLTDVARSVPPSTILTGLDYNLSQSPPAAWLPPNMSMRHWNVFDPVPEDLVGKYDYVHTRLLVLVVGESKDPGPIIRNIFKLLKPGGWLQWDELDTVNMSIQKVDPALETPALEELRKWSWADGRLDWTVKLPEFMEKEGFTEVKGDLFGDPPALARAFTEQHLLTAEEFAEGLIKLGKREVGEKYFGLVHKAHQEAIEGAALCVPRIVCVGRKPL; this comes from the coding sequence ATGTCAGCAAAAGCTTCGTCCGTATCACTATCACATGAGAAGATGAGCTCAGTAGGCTCAGATTGGAAACTCACCAACGGCGCAGGCTACATCCTCGACCGTGACCGCAGCCACGCCGCCGCCTCTCGTCTCAACCTCCAGTTCTACCTCTGGAAAGACAGTCTTGGATTCAACATCCACCCGACCATCTCACAGTCACTATTTCCTTCCACCAAGAGCAATGAGCTCGTCGGCAGCCAAAGCCCCGTCGCGATCTGCGAGGTAGCCTCGGGGACTGGGATCTGGTTAACCGACGTTGCTCGCTCCGTCCCGCCGTCCACCATTCTCACCGGTCTGGACTACAACCTCTCGCAGTCCCCTCCGGCAGCATGGCTTCCCCCCAACATGTCCATGCGCCACTGGAACGTTTTCGACCCCGTGCCCGAGGACTTGGTCGGCAAATACGACTATGTCCATACTCGCCTGCTCGTCTTGGTAGTCGGAGAGTCCAAAGACCCGGGTCCAATTATAAGGAACATCTTCAAGTTACTCAAACCAGGCGGCTGGCTACAATGGGACGAGTTGGACACGGTGAATATGTCTATCCAAAAGGTCGACCCGGCACTCGAGACGCCAGCGTTGGAAGAGCTGAGGAAGTGGTCTTGGGCGGATGGGAGGCTGGACTGGACGGTGAAGCTGCCTGAATTtatggagaaggaggggttCACAGAGGTGAAGGGGGATTTATTTGGGGATCCGCCCGCGTTGGCGAGGGCGTTCACCGAGCAGCATTTGCTGACGGCGGAGGAGTTTGCGGAGGGGTTGATCaagctggggaagagggaagtGGGGGAGAAGTATTTTGGGTTGGTGCACAAGGCACACCAAGAGGCTATTGAGGGGGCGGCGCTGTGTGTGCCGAGGATTGTTTGTGTGGGGAGGAAGCCACTATAG
- a CDS encoding hypothetical protein (antiSMASH:Cluster_5; COG:E; EggNog:ENOG503NZ79), which translates to MSEERPSHVVIQGILPKEAPGIRREFSDWAKDHENNIQVSLFIRALQKFYDIPYTETLSYFQVAGIHGYPGNLKWDGAVAPPHDRDARHYIYCTHNHFNFPTWHRPYMVLFEETLWKLMGEIIEKDLEFHDDADKKLWLEERNKWRLPYWDWALNSAQGKVPDLFVPYSINIRQPVGKGGSQQESENVPNPLARFQVKENGVPIKMGKLPKKYRVDSVPLGDGSYLPWADCSGTSRWGIKPHTKPDEWTEGVNKTEMIAPAINNHEWYFSPDRRKPEDRKKREEAIFKHPVGDLLHRLFKIDNWEDFSSTRVNQAPSDIDWEKWVSLEYVHNNLHGFIGGDGVEGIGHMQNVPSAAFDPIFYMHHCNIDRITAMWQTLHEGVWFENDVLAERELYPFRGPKLDGEIDYFTSNDVRDWTRFGYQYEILELREGETEVGRKRRINEFIDKSYFSTSHVLLKDEGHLFHDGSDIESFAARNDFEDYIIDVIYDRQVIPLTFYALNGDPYMVHFFLGAPVPQPESNGVTAKITFKSPKHVGMVYNFSTPWLGNGNNTESAMSDVESDREEPEPESDQPTCGNCVSQQAENILSNAMIPLTIPLYNAAADKDIEGLENIHPDQVRDFLANELTWVAVSTNGTIIPWERLPKTKVFVLKGKAKHYTENSKLSSYKEYDALGHITHNKPAGASHADYGQYA; encoded by the exons ATGTCGGAAGAGCGTCCCAGTCATGTTGTAATTCAGGGCATCCTGCCCAAGGAGGCTCCCGGCATCCGAAGAGAATTCTCCGACTGGGCCAAAGACCATGAGAACAACATTCAGGTGTCTCTCTTCATCCGCGCCCTGCAAAAGTTCTACGACATCCCCTACACTGAAACCCTCTCCTACTTCCAGGTCGCTGGTATCCACGGCTACCCCGGAAACCTGAAGTGGGACGGCGCCGTTGCTCCTCCTCACGACAGAGACGCGAGGCATTACATCTACTGCACCCACAATCACTTCAACTTTCCCACTTGGCACCGTCCTTACATGGTCCTGTTTGAGGAGACCCTCTGGAAGCTGATGGGGGAAATCATCGAGAAGGATCTCGAGTTTCACGACGATGCTGACAAGAAGCTGTGGCTTGAAGAGCGGAACAAGTGGCGACTTCCTTACTGGGATTGGGCTCTCAACTCGGCCCAGGGCAAGGTTCCTGATCTATTCGTTCCCTacagcatcaacatcagGCAGCCTGTGGGGAAAGGTGGATCTCAGCAGGAGTCGGAGAATGTCCCAAATCCGCTCGCCCGTTTCCAGGTCAAAGAAAACGGTGTGCCCATCAAGATGGGCAAGCTTCCCAAGAAGTACAGGGTTGATAGCGTCCCGTTGGGTGATGGCAGCTACCTGCCT TGGGCAGATTGCTCCGGCACCAGCCGCTGGGGTATCAAGCCTCACACAAAGCCTGACGAATGGACCGAGGGCGTCAACAAGACCGAGATGATCGCCcccgccatcaacaaccacgagTGGTACTTTTCGCCAGACAGAAGGAAGCCCGAAGAccggaagaagagagaggaggcgATCTTCAAACATCCAGTTGGGGATCTCCTTCATCGCCTTTTCAAAATTGACAACTGGGAAGACTTCTCATCTACGCGAGTGAACCAGGCGCCAAGCGACATAGACTGGGAGAAGTGGGTCTCGCTGGAGTATGTCCACAACAACCTGCAT GGGTTCATTGGCGGCGACGGTGTCGAGGGCATTGGACACATGCAAAACGTTCCTTCGGCCGCGTTTGACCCCATCTTTTACATGCACCATTGCAACATTGATCGCATCACCGCCATGTGGCAGACGCTGCACGAGGGTGTCTGGTTTGAGAACGATGTTCTCGCCGAGAGAGAGCTCTACCCCTTCCGCGGGCCAAAGCTGGACGGCGAGATCGACTACTTCACGTCCAATGATGTGCGGGACTGGACCCGGTTCGGTTACCAGTACGAGATTCTCGAACTCAGAGAAGGGGAGACCGAGGTGGGACGCAAAAGGCGCATCAATGAGTTCATTGATAAGTCGTACTTCAGCACCTCCCATGTCTTGCTCAAGGACGAGGGTCACTTGTTTCACGATGGTTCAGATATCGAATCCTTCGCCGCCCGCAACGACTTTGAGGATTACATCATCGATGTCATCTATGACCGGCAAGTTATTCCTCTCACGTT CTATGCTCTGAATGGAGATCCCTACATGGTCCATTTCTTCCTCGGTGCCCCGGTGCCTCAGCCCGAGTCCAACGGGGTGACGGCCAAGATAACCTTCAAGTCACCCAAGCACGTCGGGATGGTCTACAACTTCTCGACTCCTTGGCTCGGAAACGGCAACAACACCGAATCGGCCATGTCTGACGTGGAGTCTGACAGGGAGGAGCCTGAGCCGGAATCTGACCAGCCCACGTGCGGCAACTGCGTATCCCAGCAAGCGGAAAACATCCTCAGCAACGCCATGATTCCCTTGACGATCCCACTCTACAACGCCGCAGCAGACAAAGACATCGAGGGCCTCGAAAACATCCACCCGGATCAGGTCAGGGACTTCCTCGCCAACGAGCTTACCTGGGTTGCCGTGAGC ACGAACGGCACAATCATCCCCTGGGAACGCCTCCCCAAGACCAAAGTTTTCGTCCTCAAGGGCAAGGCCAAGCATTACACTGAAAACTCGAAGCTGTCGTCGTACAAGGAGTATGACGCTTTGGGCCACATCACGCACAACAAGCCAGCCGGTGCTTCTCATGCCGACTATGGACAGTATGCTTGA